A window from Melopsittacus undulatus isolate bMelUnd1 chromosome Z, bMelUnd1.mat.Z, whole genome shotgun sequence encodes these proteins:
- the ZNF367 gene encoding zinc finger protein 367, producing the protein MAERLPPGPPVIFCQDSPKRVLVSVIKTTPIKPSSPAVGEEPAPAPPVPNSPGFSDFMVYPWRWGENAHNVTLSPGGAAAPPALPPSLGGAGRAATGDAERAGSPSGGGGRHRHLKDGLRRGRPRADTVRDLINEGEHSSSRIRCNICNRVFPREKSLQAHKRTHTGERPYLCDYPDCGKAFVQSGQLKTHQRLHTGEKPFVCSENGCLSRFTHANRHCPKHPYARLKREELTDRLSKKEAADNKAVAEWLAKYWETREQRAPALKSKTIQKTDQEQQDPMEYLQSDEEDDEEEKNSAHSAACRRLQEQRERMHGALALIELANLAVAPLRQ; encoded by the exons ATGGCGGAGAGACTGCCGCCGGGTCCCCCGGTGATTTTTTGCCAGGACTCCCCGAAGCGCGTCCTGGTTTCCGTTATCAAAACGACCCCGATCAAACCATCCTCACCGGCAGTCGGCGAGGAACCGGCGCCCGCCCCGCCCGTTCCCAACAGCCCCGGCTTCAGCGACTTTATGGTCTACCCCTGGCGCTGGGGAGAGAATGCCCACAACGTGACCCTCAGCCCTGGCGGCGCCGCCGCGCCCCCAGCTCTCCCACCGTCTCTCGGGGGAGCGGGCAGGGCGGCCACCGGGGACGCCGAGCGAGCCGGGAGCCCGAGCGGAGGAGGCGGCAGGCACCGGCACCTGAAG GATGGGCTAAGGCGAGGTCGTCCAAGAGCAGACACCGTCCGCGACCTGATTAACGAAGGAGAGCATTCTTCCAGCAGAATACGCTGCAATATCTGCAACAGGGTTTTCCCGCGAGAGAAATCTCTGCAGGCCCACAAACGAACGCACACCG gtGAAAGGCCTTATTTGTGTGACTACCCAGACTGCGGGAAAGCCTTTGTTCAGAGTGGACAGCTCAAAACCCACCAGCGTCTCCACACAGGGGAGAAACCTTTCGTCTGCTCAGAGAATG gatgTTTAAGCAGATTCACGCATGCAAACCGTCATTGCCCCAAACATCCATATGCCCGACTGAAGAGGGAAGAGCTTACAGACAGGCTGAGTAAGAAGGAGGCGGCTGACAATAAAGCTGTAGCTGAGTGGCTAGCAAA ATACTGGGAGACCAGAGAACAGCGGGCTCCTGctttgaaaagtaaaacaatacagaaaacagaTCAGGAGCAGCAGGACCCCATGGAGTATCTTCAGTCTGATGAAGAGGAtgatgaagaagagaaaaacagcgCTCATTCAGCTGCTTGCCGCCGCCTCCAGGAACAGCGTGAACGCATGCATGGCGCACTGGCTCTTATTGAGCTTGCAAACCTAGCTGTGGCACCGCTGCGACAGTAG